The Halarcobacter mediterraneus genome has a window encoding:
- a CDS encoding DEAD/DEAH box helicase, with product MFSKIFGTSNDREVKRYRKRANQITALETTYQAMSDEELQSSFNALKQKVQNEEVKLDEDLNDSFAITREASRRTLNMRHHDVQLIGGMVLNDGRIAEMKTGEGKTLVASLPVILNAMKGKGVHVVTVNDYLASRDAQELEPLYNFLGFQVGAITGDLKDDGARKEQYNADITYGT from the coding sequence ATGTTTTCAAAAATTTTTGGCACATCAAATGACAGAGAAGTAAAAAGATATAGAAAAAGAGCTAATCAAATCACTGCTTTAGAAACAACATACCAAGCTATGAGTGATGAAGAGCTTCAATCTTCTTTTAATGCTTTAAAACAAAAAGTTCAAAATGAAGAAGTAAAACTAGATGAAGATTTAAATGACTCTTTTGCAATTACAAGAGAGGCTAGTAGAAGAACACTGAATATGAGACACCATGATGTTCAGCTAATTGGTGGAATGGTTCTAAATGATGGTAGAATTGCAGAAATGAAAACAGGTGAAGGTAAAACATTAGTTGCTTCTTTACCAGTTATTTTAAATGCAATGAAAGGAAAAGGTGTTCATGTTGTTACAGTAAATGACTACCTAGCAAGTAGAGATGCACAAGAGTTAGAACCTTTATACAACTTTTTAGGTTTCCAAGTTGGAGCTATCACTGGTGATTTAAAAGATGATGGAGCAAGAAAAGAACAATACAATGCTGATATAACTTATGGTAC